Proteins found in one Mycteria americana isolate JAX WOST 10 ecotype Jacksonville Zoo and Gardens chromosome 8, USCA_MyAme_1.0, whole genome shotgun sequence genomic segment:
- the STC2 gene encoding stanniocalcin-2: MCAELRGKLLALALLLASARAAAGTEATHPPEGPQDRTPQQKGRLSLQNTAEIQHCLVNAGDVGCGVFECFENNSCEIRGLHEICMTFLHNAGKFDAQGKSFIKDALKCKAHALRHKFSCISRKCPAIKEMVFQLQRECYLKHDLCSAAKENVQVIVEMIHFKDLLQHEPYVDLVNILLTCGEEVKKAITRSVQAQCEQNWGSLCSILSFCTSAVHGDAILGPEKKPGEASKAAAGRGDMLAHSDSDHRESSRASKGERGTKGHLNAHARVKAGGHGPKGAQGIMDRADELSDFSDIRR; the protein is encoded by the exons ATGTGCGCGGAGCTCCGCGGCAAgctgctggccctggccctgctgctcgccagcgcccgggcggcggcgggcactGAGGCCACCCACCCGCCGGAGGGGCCGCAGGACAGGACCCCGCAGCAGAAGGGGCGCCTGTCCCTGCAGAACACAG CTGAAATCCAGCACTGCCTGGTTAATGCTGGCGATGTGGGATGTGGAGTGTTTGAATGCTTTGAAAACAATTCTTGCGAGATCCGAGGCTTACACGAGATCTGCATGACATTCCTGCACAACGCTGGAAAATTTGATGCCCAG ggaAAATCCTTCATTAAAGACGCTCTGAAGTGTAAGGCTCATGCCTTGAGGCATAAATTCAGCTGCATCAGCCGTAAGTGCCCTGCCATTAAAGAGATGGTGTTCCAGTTACAGCGGGAGTGCTACCTGAAGCAtgacctctgctctgctgccaaggAGAACGTCCAGGTCATTGTGGAGATGATTCACTTCAAAGACCTGCTGCAGCATGA GCCATATGTTGACCTAGTGAATATCCTGCTCACCTGTGGCGAGGAGGTGAAAAAGGCAATAACAAGAAGCGTCCAGGCCCAGTGTGAACAGAACTGGGGAAGTCTCTGCTCCATCCTGAGCTTCTGCACCTCGGCTGTGCATGGTGACGCCATCCTGGGTCCCGAGAAGAAGCCGGGTGaagccagcaaagctgctgctggccGTGGGGACATGCTGGCCCACTCCGACTCTGACCACAGGGAGAGCTCACGAGCATCTAAGGGAGAGAGAGGTACTAAGGGCCACTTGAACGCCCATGCCCGCGTGAAAGCTGGGGGCCACGGTCCCAAAGGGGCACAGGGGATCATGGACCGGGCAGACGAACTGTCCGACTTCTCTGACATCCGGAGGTGA